One Clostridium sp. CM027 genomic window carries:
- a CDS encoding reverse transcriptase domain-containing protein, giving the protein MKQRFEDFKNGNIDLRNLSPLVYSEENVMLAVRQLSKGKGRMTKGPDGSNYDTIAKTNFIELGMIVKDRLLNKKMDYVKRIYIPKGDGKKRPIGICTIWDKLVEKCIQLVLDPYCETKFVPSSFGFREQVSTHNAIAKVKNQTNVMPYVLSVDMKDYFGTIDPNIMYRELWHMGIHDQVILNYIYRFIKKGYLEAGCKIYDPKGSAQGSIIGPLLSNVYLHRFDVWLRDQGDDWHDKSVNKFHNIDNRRSNMRRTNLKIGIHVRYADDILVLCKSKSDAEKFKYSVTKYLTKNMKLIINEDKTKIYDLKKEKMKYLGYNFKLYQKRSRIRNGKELMVINSLPKDKGNLIVEECCKRLNDIKKIPSYENIMAWNVYIIGLHNYYKGMNEFNKCFGKLGWRIYKRFYNTMEGRIKFITEQKIKNNFRKGTYKSWGKTGYYMLYDIPIVHIEWANWEYKLVSAIKGKICRINPYDYGEKKNHKPGVSLNDIKYLVESAKLSRQASRFSQFRISKYSSLHGLSHISGEVVPVEDYHCHHIVPCNKGGKDDYNNLCILSKEQHIILHSNNRAKLYDVVGKKYHKRVEELISLL; this is encoded by the coding sequence ATGAAACAGAGATTTGAAGATTTTAAAAATGGAAATATAGATTTGCGTAATTTAAGTCCTTTAGTTTATTCCGAAGAGAATGTTATGCTAGCAGTACGTCAACTTAGCAAGGGTAAAGGAAGAATGACAAAAGGACCAGATGGTTCTAATTATGATACCATAGCAAAAACGAATTTTATTGAGTTAGGTATGATAGTAAAAGACCGTTTACTTAATAAAAAGATGGATTATGTTAAACGTATTTATATTCCTAAAGGTGATGGTAAGAAACGACCTATTGGCATATGCACAATCTGGGATAAGCTTGTTGAGAAGTGTATTCAGCTAGTATTAGACCCGTACTGTGAAACTAAGTTTGTTCCTAGTTCCTTTGGATTTAGGGAGCAAGTATCAACACATAATGCAATAGCAAAAGTTAAAAACCAAACTAATGTTATGCCATATGTCTTATCTGTAGACATGAAGGATTATTTTGGAACTATAGACCCTAATATTATGTATAGGGAACTATGGCATATGGGAATACATGACCAAGTAATATTAAACTATATTTATCGTTTTATTAAGAAAGGTTACCTAGAAGCAGGGTGCAAAATCTATGACCCGAAGGGTTCTGCACAAGGTAGTATTATAGGACCATTATTATCAAATGTGTACCTTCATCGTTTTGATGTATGGTTGCGAGATCAGGGTGATGATTGGCATGATAAAAGTGTTAATAAGTTTCATAATATAGACAATAGACGTTCAAATATGAGAAGAACTAATTTGAAAATTGGTATCCATGTAAGGTACGCTGATGACATTTTAGTTTTATGTAAGAGTAAGAGTGATGCTGAAAAGTTTAAATATAGTGTAACGAAATATCTTACAAAAAATATGAAACTTATTATTAATGAAGATAAAACTAAAATTTATGATTTAAAGAAAGAAAAGATGAAATATCTGGGCTATAATTTTAAGCTTTATCAAAAACGTAGTAGAATAAGAAATGGTAAGGAGCTAATGGTAATTAACAGCTTACCAAAGGATAAGGGGAATTTAATAGTAGAAGAATGTTGTAAAAGACTTAATGATATTAAAAAAATACCTAGTTATGAGAACATCATGGCTTGGAATGTATATATTATAGGATTACATAATTACTATAAAGGTATGAATGAGTTTAATAAATGTTTTGGAAAGTTAGGATGGCGAATTTACAAAAGGTTTTATAATACAATGGAAGGTCGAATTAAGTTTATAACAGAACAAAAAATCAAGAATAATTTTAGAAAGGGTACATATAAAAGTTGGGGTAAAACAGGATACTACATGTTGTATGATATACCAATTGTTCATATAGAATGGGCTAATTGGGAATATAAATTAGTGAGTGCAATAAAAGGTAAAATATGTAGAATCAATCCGTACGATTATGGTGAAAAGAAAAACCATAAGCCTGGTGTATCTCTTAATGATATTAAGTACCTTGTAGAGAGTGCTAAATTATCTCGTCAGGCAAGTAGATTTAGTCAATTTAGAATTAGTAAATATAGTTCGTTACATGGATTGAGTCATATCTCTGGGGAAGTAGTTCCAGTAGAAGATTATCATTGCCATCATATAGTGCCTTGTAATAAGGGTGGTAAAGACGATTATAATAATCTATGCATACTAAGTAAGGAGCAACATATCATACTACATAGTAATAATAGAGCAAAATTATATGATGTGGTTGGAAAGAAGTATCATAAAAGGGTCGAAGAATTGATAAGTTTGCTATAA
- a CDS encoding sugar transferase yields MEELETDMRETQVKITSEYEKNAGYFIIKRITDVIGALCGILLLSPVMVVVAIWIKIDSKGPVFFGHKRLGMNGEFIKVYKFRTMLPNAEELLKKLTPKQEIEFEKSFKLENDPRITKFGQFLRKSSLDELPQLLNILKGNMSIVGPRPIIEREIENYGIYGDKLLSVKPGLTGNWQASGRSDTTYDERVQLDMNYIDYRSVWVDLKIIFKTFGAVVNKQGAR; encoded by the coding sequence ATGGAAGAATTAGAAACGGATATGAGGGAGACACAGGTAAAGATTACTAGTGAGTATGAAAAAAATGCAGGATATTTTATAATCAAAAGAATAACTGATGTTATAGGTGCTTTATGTGGGATTTTATTACTTAGTCCAGTGATGGTTGTTGTTGCTATTTGGATTAAGATAGATTCAAAGGGGCCTGTTTTTTTTGGACACAAAAGATTGGGTATGAATGGCGAATTTATAAAAGTTTATAAATTTAGAACCATGCTGCCCAACGCTGAAGAATTACTAAAGAAATTGACACCGAAACAAGAAATAGAATTTGAGAAAAGTTTTAAACTTGAAAATGACCCAAGAATAACTAAATTTGGACAATTTTTAAGGAAATCAAGTTTAGATGAATTACCTCAATTATTAAATATTTTAAAAGGCAATATGTCTATCGTTGGACCTAGACCTATAATAGAAAGAGAAATTGAGAACTATGGAATATATGGGGACAAGCTATTAAGTGTAAAGCCCGGTCTTACAGGTAATTGGCAAGCAAGTGGTAGAAGTGATACGACATATGATGAAAGAGTACAACTCGATATGAATTATATAGATTATAGGAGCGTTTGGGTGGATTTGAAAATCATTTTTAAGACTTTTGGAGCTGTGGTTAATAAACAGGGAGCAAGGTAA
- a CDS encoding WbqC family protein has translation MKVGIMQPYFLPYIGYWQLMNAVDKYVIYDDVNFIKGGWINRNKILMNGEGKMINLQMNGASPNKRINEVEVLGNPIQNKKLLKTIESCYKKAPYYSDAFSVIENIINQDESNLAKYLEFSIRQICEYLSIDTEIIVSSTINKNNDLKGQDKVIEICKVIGADEYYNAVGGQDLYSYDDFADREIKLSFLKTGTVEYQQFNNEFVSNLSIIDVMMFNSRYQIKDMLETYELI, from the coding sequence ATGAAGGTAGGTATAATGCAACCATACTTTTTACCATACATAGGGTATTGGCAATTAATGAACGCAGTAGATAAATACGTCATATATGATGATGTTAACTTTATAAAAGGTGGATGGATAAACAGAAACAAAATTTTGATGAATGGTGAGGGTAAAATGATAAACCTTCAGATGAATGGCGCAAGCCCTAATAAGCGCATTAATGAAGTTGAGGTATTAGGAAACCCAATTCAAAACAAAAAGCTGCTTAAAACTATTGAAAGTTGTTATAAAAAAGCACCATATTATTCAGATGCCTTTTCGGTTATTGAGAATATTATTAATCAAGACGAGAGTAATTTAGCAAAGTATTTGGAATTTTCCATAAGACAAATTTGTGAATATTTATCTATAGATACTGAGATTATTGTTTCATCAACAATAAATAAAAATAATGATTTAAAAGGTCAGGACAAAGTTATAGAAATATGCAAGGTGATTGGTGCAGATGAGTATTACAATGCGGTAGGAGGACAAGATCTATATTCTTATGATGACTTTGCAGATAGAGAGATAAAACTTAGTTTTCTGAAGACCGGGACGGTTGAATATCAGCAGTTTAATAATGAATTTGTGTCAAACTTATCAATAATAGATGTGATGATGTTTAATTCAAGATATCAGATTAAAGATATGCTTGAAACATACGAATTAATATAA
- a CDS encoding sigma-70 family RNA polymerase sigma factor, whose product MEKLVEKAKNKESGATEAIIEKFKYLIFKESSRYHIPGYELEDLVQHGYLSVIKAIDMYKLGSNSFNGYCINSIRMNFKALLKGQIKHFREIPNNEMLDFDTAGHYEFTLEDEVIAYDEVKKLYVALETLEPLERKMLERYYILGDSIGEIACDSDKSYHQFARIKKKALQKLKALM is encoded by the coding sequence ATGGAAAAACTAGTTGAAAAGGCTAAAAATAAAGAGAGTGGAGCTACAGAAGCGATAATAGAAAAATTCAAATATCTCATATTCAAGGAATCTTCAAGGTATCACATTCCAGGTTATGAACTAGAAGATTTAGTTCAGCATGGTTACCTTTCTGTTATAAAAGCCATAGACATGTATAAGCTAGGCAGCAACAGCTTTAACGGCTACTGCATAAATTCTATAAGAATGAACTTCAAAGCCCTTCTAAAAGGACAGATAAAGCATTTTAGAGAAATTCCAAACAATGAAATGCTAGATTTTGATACTGCAGGACATTATGAATTTACATTAGAGGATGAAGTAATTGCCTATGATGAAGTGAAAAAATTATATGTAGCTCTCGAAACGCTTGAGCCATTAGAGCGAAAAATGCTAGAGAGATATTATATTTTAGGAGATTCAATAGGAGAAATAGCCTGTGATAGTGATAAAAGCTACCATCAATTTGCAAGAATTAAGAAAAAAGCATTACAAAAACTCAAAGCGCTTATGTAG
- a CDS encoding lipopolysaccharide biosynthesis protein, whose protein sequence is MQEQSTLKKKTISGLFWSFSDLIANQGIQFVILVILARLLVPEDFGIIGMITVFIAVSQSFIDSGFTNALIREKEPSQEDYSTVFYFNLAMAVVLYIVLFLSAGGISRFFKEPQLIAILRVLAIVLIINSFGLIQRTMLTKSINFKTQTKISLISSVLSGIIAIIFAYMGFGVWSLVIKTLSMQLIQSFLLCIYNSWIPSLVFSVESFKRLFGFGWKLLASGLIDTLYNNLYFLIIGKSFSAVELGYYTNAQKLRDTASQSITSSVQKVSYPVLSSIKENEDKLRDAYKKIIKTSVFITFPLMIGLAAVASPLIRLIFGQKWVNSIVYFQILCFAGMLFPLHAINLNILQVKGRSDLFLRLEIIKKAIGLILIVIVLFFKFGINGLLWAAVLSSYIAYFINSYYSAELLSYSTIEQIKDIMPTFVASVIMAIVVYFSGAVLPNNNLVKIIAQFIIGVVAYVGLSKIERIEELNTVYELLNSILKKGK, encoded by the coding sequence ATGCAAGAACAAAGTACATTAAAGAAAAAAACAATATCAGGTCTATTCTGGAGCTTTTCAGATTTAATTGCAAATCAGGGAATACAATTTGTGATTTTAGTAATACTTGCAAGACTTTTAGTGCCAGAAGATTTTGGGATCATAGGAATGATAACAGTTTTTATTGCAGTATCTCAATCATTTATAGATAGTGGGTTTACTAATGCTTTAATTAGGGAGAAAGAGCCAAGCCAGGAGGATTATTCAACAGTTTTTTATTTTAATCTTGCTATGGCAGTCGTACTGTATATAGTACTATTTCTCTCCGCAGGTGGCATTAGCAGATTTTTTAAAGAACCCCAACTTATAGCTATATTAAGAGTGCTTGCAATAGTCCTTATTATTAATTCCTTTGGATTAATTCAAAGAACTATGTTAACAAAGAGTATAAATTTTAAAACCCAAACCAAAATAAGCTTAATATCATCTGTTTTATCAGGTATTATTGCGATTATTTTCGCTTATATGGGGTTTGGAGTATGGAGTCTTGTAATTAAAACTTTATCTATGCAACTTATTCAATCTTTTTTATTGTGTATTTATAATAGCTGGATACCATCATTAGTTTTTAGCGTAGAATCTTTTAAAAGGCTATTTGGGTTTGGGTGGAAATTATTGGCATCTGGATTGATTGATACATTATATAATAATTTATATTTTTTAATAATAGGGAAATCATTTTCAGCAGTAGAGCTTGGTTATTATACGAATGCTCAAAAATTAAGAGATACTGCATCTCAATCGATAACATCCTCAGTACAAAAAGTGAGCTATCCTGTTCTTAGTAGTATAAAAGAAAATGAGGACAAACTAAGAGATGCTTATAAGAAGATTATAAAGACATCAGTTTTTATAACTTTTCCTTTAATGATAGGATTAGCAGCGGTTGCTAGTCCCCTTATAAGATTAATATTTGGACAAAAATGGGTGAATTCTATTGTTTATTTTCAAATATTATGTTTTGCAGGAATGTTATTTCCACTTCATGCAATTAATTTGAATATCCTTCAAGTAAAAGGAAGATCTGATTTGTTTTTAAGATTAGAGATCATTAAAAAAGCAATAGGTTTAATATTAATAGTAATAGTATTATTTTTTAAATTTGGTATTAATGGATTACTTTGGGCGGCGGTTCTAAGTTCGTATATTGCCTATTTTATAAACTCCTATTATTCAGCTGAATTGCTTTCTTATTCAACTATAGAACAAATCAAGGATATAATGCCTACATTTGTTGCATCAGTGATAATGGCAATAGTTGTTTATTTCAGTGGCGCAGTGCTTCCTAATAATAATTTAGTTAAAATTATAGCTCAATTCATAATAGGGGTAGTGGCATATGTAGGTTTAAGTAAAATTGAAAGAATAGAAGAATTAAACACTGTGTATGAGTTGTTAAATTCTATTTTAAAAAAAGGTAAATAA
- a CDS encoding RNA polymerase sigma factor, protein MVIKYEFVTGEIAEIEVSKDIAEIAIEIGRETYNNERRETRRHNSLEKKKERGFQFEDKSVAVDIIVEKKETSKALHNALEKLLPQQKVLVQKMFFQDISITQIARAEGVNEAAIRNRLKKIYKKLKNI, encoded by the coding sequence ATGGTCATTAAGTATGAATTTGTAACAGGAGAAATAGCGGAGATTGAGGTATCAAAGGATATTGCTGAGATTGCAATAGAAATTGGAAGAGAAACTTATAACAATGAACGAAGAGAAACACGTAGACACAATTCATTAGAGAAGAAGAAGGAACGAGGGTTTCAATTTGAAGATAAGAGTGTAGCTGTTGATATCATAGTTGAAAAAAAAGAAACAAGTAAAGCATTACATAATGCTTTGGAAAAACTGTTGCCACAGCAGAAAGTATTAGTACAAAAGATGTTTTTTCAAGATATATCAATTACTCAAATCGCTCGTGCTGAAGGAGTGAATGAAGCAGCTATAAGAAACCGTCTTAAAAAGATTTATAAAAAACTTAAAAATATTTAA
- the rfbB gene encoding dTDP-glucose 4,6-dehydratase has translation MKTYLVTGGAGFIGANFVHYMLNKYSDVKVINLDKLTYAGNLENLKDVENNTNYIFVQGDICDKELVEKLFAENDIDYVVNFAAESHVDRSIKEPEIFVKTNVLGTVNLLNITKNAWEIPGGFKEGKKFMQVSTDEVYGSLGATGFFLETTPLDPHSPYSASKTGSDLMVKAYFDTYKMPVNTTRCSNNYGPYQFPEKLIPLLINNCLSHKDLPVYGDGMNIRDWLYVEDHCKAIDMVINGGRVGEVYNVGGHNERTNMQIVKTVISYLNENVDSEITDKLISYVEDRKGHDKRYGIDPTKIKDELGWYPETTFEVGIKKTIKWNLDNKQWMDNITTGEYQNYYNNMYEK, from the coding sequence ATGAAAACTTATTTAGTAACAGGCGGAGCTGGGTTTATAGGTGCAAATTTTGTTCATTACATGTTAAACAAATATTCAGATGTAAAAGTTATAAATTTAGATAAATTAACTTATGCAGGGAATTTAGAAAATTTAAAAGATGTAGAAAATAATACTAACTATATTTTTGTTCAAGGAGATATATGTGACAAAGAATTAGTAGAAAAATTATTTGCAGAAAATGATATTGATTATGTTGTAAATTTTGCGGCAGAATCACATGTAGATAGAAGTATAAAAGAGCCAGAAATATTTGTTAAGACAAATGTTTTAGGTACAGTAAATCTTTTAAATATAACTAAGAATGCATGGGAAATACCAGGCGGATTTAAAGAAGGCAAGAAGTTTATGCAAGTATCTACGGATGAAGTATATGGATCCCTCGGCGCAACAGGATTTTTCCTTGAAACAACACCACTAGACCCACATAGTCCATATTCAGCAAGTAAAACAGGTTCAGATTTAATGGTAAAAGCTTACTTTGATACGTATAAAATGCCTGTAAATACAACTAGATGTTCAAATAATTATGGACCATATCAATTCCCAGAAAAACTAATACCATTACTAATAAACAATTGCTTAAGTCATAAAGATTTGCCAGTATACGGTGATGGAATGAATATAAGAGATTGGCTTTATGTTGAAGACCATTGCAAAGCAATAGATATGGTTATAAATGGTGGCAGGGTAGGCGAAGTTTATAATGTAGGTGGACATAACGAGCGAACTAATATGCAAATAGTTAAAACTGTTATAAGTTATTTAAATGAAAATGTAGATAGTGAAATAACAGATAAACTAATAAGTTATGTTGAAGATAGAAAAGGCCATGACAAAAGGTATGGCATAGATCCAACTAAGATAAAGGACGAGCTCGGTTGGTATCCTGAAACTACATTTGAAGTAGGAATAAAGAAGACAATAAAATGGAATTTAGACAATAAACAGTGGATGGATAATATTACAACAGGTGAGTACCAAAATTATTACAACAATATGTATGAAAAATAA
- a CDS encoding serine O-acetyltransferase produces MNKNGIISKLILLIYRLGNRIYYKIKTPIIRQILWILYRSLDILIVQIIGGSDFPAQAQIGSKLYLPHNGKGVIIHPNAVIGNDVTIYHQVTIGSNKTGNNGAPKIGNNVFIGAGAKVLGRLCIDDNAQVGSNAVVLIDVPANATAVGIPAKIKQVKVN; encoded by the coding sequence ATGAATAAAAACGGTATAATTAGTAAATTAATATTATTAATATATAGGCTTGGTAATAGAATTTATTATAAAATCAAAACACCTATTATCCGTCAAATTCTTTGGATACTTTATAGATCTCTTGATATTTTAATTGTTCAAATTATTGGAGGTTCCGATTTTCCAGCACAAGCTCAAATAGGTAGTAAATTATATCTACCTCATAATGGTAAAGGTGTTATCATCCACCCTAATGCAGTAATTGGTAACGATGTAACTATTTACCATCAAGTTACTATCGGCTCAAATAAAACTGGTAATAACGGAGCACCTAAAATCGGAAATAATGTTTTCATTGGTGCAGGTGCTAAAGTATTAGGTCGTTTATGTATTGATGATAATGCACAAGTTGGTTCAAACGCCGTAGTATTAATAGATGTGCCAGCTAACGCTACTGCAGTTGGTATTCCTGCCAAGATTAAACAGGTAAAAGTCAATTAG
- a CDS encoding glycosyltransferase — protein sequence MIKLVIHMLAYNHEKYIEEAIDSILMQEVNFDYKIIIGEDCSTDNTREILKDYKQRFPDKIKLILHEKNVGASLNCLEVSKNCNSEYIAYLEGDDFWTDKTKLQKSIDFLENNSDYIATAHDVSIIDENRKLLSDTPFGSYKGDLKTPLDQFKYNNLPTLSLVFKNIWGEDYSVVRNKLLKDVEIVGDYPFKLLLLTKGKIKYFSENMGTYRWIRDSGSSFSAQTKNNPNLFRIDMVNSLANLSNMDTNYSKLFNTELKKIECEIILNYICTFNIPKLKDFMKKYVSKNSSICKVKMFVWIIIIFFYKLLKKILKSSGLYKKK from the coding sequence GTGATTAAATTGGTTATACATATGTTGGCATATAATCATGAAAAGTACATTGAAGAAGCAATTGACAGTATACTAATGCAGGAAGTGAACTTTGATTATAAAATAATTATTGGGGAAGATTGTTCTACTGATAATACCAGGGAAATTTTAAAAGACTATAAGCAGAGATTTCCAGATAAAATTAAATTAATCCTACATGAAAAGAATGTTGGAGCATCATTAAACTGTTTAGAAGTATCTAAAAATTGTAATAGTGAATATATCGCATATTTAGAAGGCGATGATTTTTGGACAGATAAAACGAAATTACAAAAGTCTATAGATTTTTTAGAAAATAACAGTGATTATATCGCAACAGCCCATGATGTATCTATAATAGATGAAAATCGTAAATTATTAAGCGATACACCGTTTGGTAGCTATAAAGGTGATTTGAAAACACCTTTAGACCAATTTAAATATAATAATCTTCCTACTCTTAGTTTGGTTTTTAAAAATATATGGGGAGAGGATTATTCCGTGGTACGTAATAAACTTCTCAAGGATGTAGAAATTGTTGGCGATTATCCATTTAAGCTTTTGCTATTGACGAAAGGTAAAATTAAATATTTTAGTGAAAATATGGGGACTTACAGATGGATAAGAGATTCGGGTTCATCATTTTCAGCTCAAACTAAAAACAATCCGAATTTATTTAGAATTGATATGGTGAATTCATTAGCTAACTTATCAAATATGGATACAAATTATAGTAAACTTTTTAACACAGAATTAAAAAAAATAGAATGTGAAATAATTTTGAATTATATTTGTACGTTTAATATACCTAAACTCAAAGACTTTATGAAAAAATACGTTTCGAAAAATAGTAGTATATGTAAAGTTAAAATGTTTGTATGGATTATAATAATATTCTTTTATAAACTACTAAAGAAAATTTTAAAATCATCCGGTTTATATAAAAAGAAATAA
- a CDS encoding DnaD domain-containing protein: MAKYRQIYTEFWSDSFVFELTPEEKYFYLYLISNTKTTQCGIYEISKKFIATETGYNRDTVDKLIKRFCEYNKILYCDDTKEIMLLNWMKYNVPNNINAIKCVHHELSRVKNKEFLKILFKKCDVAQLDVAKIFENLIIEESFDINFTDDRTSVNCYLEKVDNHPINLTLERGSDVIPMENIEDQDNNDFLKKEEIQEPREFIINKDISRGLQGPYKGLPSNRIRSNKEELINKEQELINIEEEVLTKEEALTKKEAIVIKYRNNSAADGEGLKSVLKVFEENVHAITPLVYEKILDFAKQVSSKVIIMAIDEAVEYNAKTIKYITKVLNSWISKGIKTAEQVKFYQKQWASKKSGRPSHNVKNGGFCDYDQRTYDFDLLEKQLLGQAY, from the coding sequence ATGGCTAAATACAGACAGATTTATACAGAATTTTGGAGTGATAGCTTTGTGTTTGAACTTACACCAGAGGAAAAATACTTTTATTTATATCTTATTTCAAATACCAAAACAACGCAGTGTGGTATTTATGAAATATCAAAAAAATTTATAGCTACAGAAACTGGGTACAACAGAGATACTGTAGATAAGCTAATTAAAAGATTCTGTGAGTATAACAAAATCTTATACTGTGATGATACGAAAGAGATTATGCTGTTAAATTGGATGAAATACAACGTACCTAACAATATAAACGCTATTAAATGTGTTCATCACGAGTTATCCAGGGTTAAAAATAAAGAATTTCTTAAAATTTTATTTAAAAAATGTGATGTAGCTCAATTAGATGTAGCGAAAATTTTCGAGAACCTCATTATAGAGGAATCTTTTGATATTAATTTTACTGATGATAGAACTTCTGTAAATTGCTACTTAGAAAAAGTGGACAATCATCCCATAAATCTTACTTTAGAAAGAGGCTCTGATGTAATTCCCATGGAAAATATAGAAGACCAAGATAATAATGATTTTCTGAAAAAGGAAGAAATTCAGGAGCCACGTGAATTCATAATTAATAAGGATATTAGTAGGGGCTTACAAGGCCCTTATAAGGGGCTACCAAGTAATAGAATAAGAAGTAATAAAGAAGAATTAATAAATAAAGAACAAGAATTAATAAATATAGAAGAAGAAGTATTAACTAAAGAAGAAGCATTAACTAAGAAAGAAGCAATAGTCATAAAATATAGAAACAATTCTGCTGCTGATGGTGAGGGCTTAAAAAGTGTACTTAAAGTGTTTGAAGAAAATGTACATGCTATCACGCCTTTGGTGTATGAAAAAATATTAGATTTTGCAAAGCAGGTAAGTAGCAAAGTTATCATTATGGCTATTGATGAGGCTGTAGAATATAATGCTAAAACTATAAAGTACATCACTAAAGTACTCAATAGCTGGATAAGTAAAGGCATAAAAACTGCTGAGCAGGTAAAATTCTATCAAAAACAGTGGGCTAGTAAAAAGAGTGGACGCCCAAGCCATAATGTGAAAAATGGTGGCTTCTGCGACTATGATCAAAGAACATATGATTTCGATCTTCTAGAAAAACAGCTATTAGGACAAGCATATTGA